The Burkholderia ambifaria AMMD genome has a segment encoding these proteins:
- a CDS encoding LysR substrate-binding domain-containing protein, with protein MKYHQLKAFVTVAEEGSIRAAARRLNVSPAALTKAVKELEIALGVSLVVRTARGVQLTAFGQQLQVRARLIVAEMQRARDDIEQAQGAMTGSVAAAITPAAAVTILPDAFRAFRRRFPVARVNLIEGFPGVALPRLHDGSLDFAVAVVVPELLAAEFDHAELYASRSLIVARKGHPLASATSLADLVDADWLMNPSPESSTQVLFNSFVAYGLPVPQRVVECPSFGLAHSLMTRCDLIASMPEQLLHGEWARDQLAVLPIRERLPGVSVQVVTRRDSPLTPAAAMLLDCLRDSARRKGLG; from the coding sequence ATGAAATACCATCAGCTGAAAGCGTTCGTCACCGTCGCGGAAGAAGGGAGCATCCGCGCGGCCGCGCGGCGTCTGAACGTGTCGCCGGCGGCGCTGACGAAGGCGGTCAAGGAGCTGGAGATCGCGCTTGGCGTATCGCTCGTGGTGCGCACCGCGCGTGGCGTGCAGCTCACCGCGTTCGGCCAGCAATTGCAGGTGCGCGCGCGGTTGATCGTCGCCGAAATGCAGCGCGCGCGCGACGACATCGAGCAGGCGCAGGGCGCGATGACCGGCTCCGTCGCGGCGGCGATCACGCCGGCGGCGGCGGTGACGATCCTGCCCGATGCGTTTCGCGCGTTCCGGCGGCGCTTTCCGGTCGCGCGCGTCAATCTCATCGAAGGGTTTCCGGGCGTCGCGCTGCCGCGGCTGCACGACGGCTCGCTCGATTTCGCGGTGGCCGTCGTCGTGCCCGAATTGCTCGCTGCCGAGTTCGATCACGCGGAGCTCTATGCGAGCCGATCGCTGATCGTCGCGCGCAAGGGCCATCCGCTCGCGTCGGCCACGTCGCTCGCCGATCTCGTCGACGCCGACTGGCTGATGAATCCTTCTCCCGAAAGCTCGACCCAGGTGCTGTTCAACTCGTTCGTCGCGTATGGGCTGCCGGTGCCGCAGCGGGTCGTCGAATGCCCGAGCTTCGGGCTCGCGCACAGCCTGATGACGCGCTGCGACCTGATCGCGTCGATGCCCGAGCAACTGCTGCACGGCGAGTGGGCGCGCGACCAGCTCGCGGTGCTGCCGATCCGCGAGCGGCTGCCTGGTGTGTCCGTGCAGGTCGTCACGCGCCGCGACAGCCCGCTCACGCCGGCCGCGGCGATGCTGCTCGACTGCCTGCGCGATTCCGCGCGACGCAAAGGGCTCGGATGA